In one window of Camelina sativa cultivar DH55 chromosome 15, Cs, whole genome shotgun sequence DNA:
- the LOC109129214 gene encoding uncharacterized protein LOC109129214, with the protein MVIKRIELCIGIMKIAMEFLVVVADAVRTFLSHSSPPHAHHRHGLYSYSPSPYRPSSPYIIGFLP; encoded by the coding sequence atgGTGATAAAGAGAATAGAGCTATGCATAGGGATTATGAAGATAGCAATGGAGTtcttggtggtggtggctgACGCCGTCAGAACCTTCTTGAGCCACTCTTCTCCGCCTCATGCTCACCACCGCCATGGCCTCTACTCTTACTCCCCCTCCCCTTATCGCCCTTCTTCACCTTACATCATCGGCTTTCTTCCCTGA
- the LOC104747402 gene encoding putative F-box/kelch-repeat protein At3g46050, which yields MTTTLPTSFSSLPEDIVLNCLARVSKFHRPTLSLVSKYFRSLIASPDLEATRSRNEIKEEHLCVCFDVHADPRWFTLLPFPTQQKLKPIPSPYKHPRFSTVLSIGSEIYIIGGLVEYGKKGNRVLVLDCESHQLRRLPNMRLCRKSPAADVIDGKIYVIGGSNSHKIKNWGEVYDPETKIWEPLLPTTVLDLTTRKSVVPGKLVMGGKVYDMYGLEFKLNTKVCLVEIETLMYQISISDGMLVWCDLEESLELSRKVEGLEGVARDSYFTSYLTCVASYDRGRRVTVWWKLTCGNWAFDECKTEIWCAEISFERRDLGRLWGFVEWSKNVCIFDQYKLYPDLFLHYAIVTY from the coding sequence ATGACGACGACTCTTCCAACATCGTTTTCTTCATTACCGGAGGACATCGTTCTCAACTGTTTGGCTCGTGTCTCTAAATTCCACCGTCCAACTCTTTCCTTAGTCTCCAAGTATTTTCGATCTCTCATAGCTTCCCCTGATCTTGAGGCCACACGTTCCCGCAACGAAATAAAAGAAGAGCACCTCTGCGTCTGCTTTGACGTGCACGCTGATCCTCGCTGGTTCACTCTTCTACCATTTCCGACACAACAGAAACTGAAACCAATCCCTTCGCCGTATAAACATCCCCGTTTCTCCACCGTTCTTTCAATCGGTTCAGAGATTTACATAATCGGAGGCCTCGTCGAATATGGAAAGAAAGGCAATAGAGTGTTGGTTCTTGATTGTGAATCACATCAATTGCGTAGACTACCAAATATGCGTCTATGTAGAAAATCTCCAGCCGCTGATGTAATCGACGGTAAGATTTACGTGATTGGAGGCTCTAACTCCcacaaaatcaagaattggGGAGAGGTTTATGATCCAGAGACCAAAATTTGGGAGCCATTATTGCCTACAACAGTACTAGATCTCACAACTCGTAAGAGTGTGGTTCCAGGTAAACTGGTAATGGGTGGAAAAGTTTATGATATGTATGGTTTGGAGTTTAAGTTGAACACGAAGGTGTGTTTGGTAGAAATAGAGACATTGATGTACCAAATATCGATTTCGGATGGGATGTTAGTGTGGTGTGATCTAGAGGAGAGTTTGGAGTTGAGTCGTAAGGTTGAGGGACTTGAAGGAGTGGCCCGTGATTCATATTTTACTAGTTATCTAACTTGTGTGGCAAGTTACGACCGAGGAAGGAGAGTAACAGTTTGGTGGAAGTTGACTTGTGGAAATTGGGCTTTCGATGAATGTAAAACAGAGATCTGGTGTGCAGAGATTTCGTTTGAGAGACGCGATTTAGGAAGGCTTTGGGGATTTGTTGAATGGTCTAAGAATGTGTGTATTTTTGACCAATACAAACTTTATCCtgatttatttttgcattatGCTATTGTGACATACTGA
- the LOC109129155 gene encoding uncharacterized protein LOC109129155: MGDHESSVTPGSTGVIVGQSDVKTAIPPYTLSSSDNPGVMITSVLLTEDNYIQCWIRSSIESKLNSTMTFVSSEQELWEELQYRFSIGNKVRVHQIKAKLASCRQDGQSVMEYYGRLCNLWEELKNYRVSPVCSCGVTLSAIVEERDEEKLHQFVMGLDDSRFGGLCTTLISMDPLPSLAVAYSKVIREEQRMSSASLQQNHEFVGFLARSDNRDQSSCGDASLFRTDHTGSLLGKGRSCTHCGRTGHEQKDCWQLVGFPYWWMDRERGTSGGRGSPGRGRGGRGSMVSSGGRGRGKPMTAHATSSNSSIFLALTSEQLKVLTQMIHEKSGNDSSDKLSGKLEFGDIILDTGASHHMTGRLSLLHNVVSIPTCSVGFADGSKTFAMSVGVLSLTDKVSLTNDRFSRTLIGSGEERDGVYYLTDVASTKIHAATSFSSVGSDSCGVCFRAKQTREVFPEIYFLTIVDDYSRAVWTYLLLEKSEVRNVLTNFITYAEKQFSKVVKTVRSDNGTKFMCLSSYFREKGIAKFPINFWGESVLTAAYLINRTPSSIHKGCTPYELLYGYSLSISSSVQPLDDDWLVAPLPSTDAHVADRGSSSVSEVVINRGIPSVSETVPPTSVSPVSDSSVLDRQPNPSSSDNSGSVVVPLSVSVSAFDSSLSMQSLPPPRKSSRQPTPSVRLQDYVLYNVDSTLVVSHALSAASTQSSSSGYLASIVSNVEPKHFKEAVRLKVWNNAMTKEVDALEIHRTWDVVDLPPNKVAIGCQWVYKTKYNADGLVERYKARLVALGNNQVEAANQWEVYQMDVNNAFLHGDLDEEVYMKLPTGFRHTHPGKVCHLRKSLYGLKQALRSWFKKLSDSLLRFGFVQSYDDYSLFSYSRGGIELHVLVYVDDLVICGNDAYMLRQFKDYLSRCFSMKDLGKLKYFLGIEMSRASDGIFISQRNYALDIVSDYDLADSRFAFTPLEKNHGLAKDDGPLPLDPKRYRRLVGRLLYLLHTRLELCYSVHVLSQFMKTPREAHWDAALRVVRFLKGVPAHGILLNADKDLTLTVYCDSDWSSCPLTRRSLSAYVVFMGSSPISWKTKKQDTVSHSSAETEYRSMAVALKEIKWLRKLLKGLGVELTFPARLFCDSKAAIHIATNPVFHERTKHIENDLSCGAEFLS; encoded by the exons ATGGGTGATCATGAATCCTCCGTTACACCTGGTTCCACCGGTGTTATTGTTGGTCAGTCTGATGTCAAGACTGCTATCCCTCCATACACGTTGTCAAGCTCAGACAATCCTGGTGTTATGATCACTTCAGTTTTGTTAACTGAAGATAACTACATCCAATG TTGGATTCGATCTTCGATTGAGTCTAAATTGAATTCAACCATGACGTTTGTCTCAAGTGAACAAGAATTGTGGGAAGAGCTGCAATATCGTTTCTCTATTGGTAACAAGGTGCGTGTTCACCAAATTAAGGCTAAACTTGCCTCGTGTAGACAAGATGGTCAATCTGTTATGGAATATTATGGAAGATTGTGCAATCTTTGGGAAGAACTGAAAAATTATCGAGTGAGTCCCGTTTGTTCCTGTGGTGTCACTTTGTCTGCAATTgtggaagaaagagatgaagagaagCTTCATCAGTTTGTAATGGGCCTCGATGATTCGAGGTTTGGTGGCCTCTGCACTACTCTCATTAGTATGGATCCTCTCCCTAGTCTCGCTGTGGCATACTCTAAAGTGATTCGTGAAGAGCAAAGAATGTCCTCTGCTAGTCTTCAACAAAATCACGAGTTTGTCGGTTTCTTGGCTCGTAGTGATAACCGCGATCAGTCTTCTTGCGGTGATGCTTCCTTGTTCCGGACTGATCATACTGGTTCTCTTCTTGGTAAGGGACGCTCCTGCACTCACTGTGGTCGTACCGGGCATGAACAGAAGGACTGTTGGCAACTTGTTGGTTTTCCATATTGGTGGATGGATCGTGAGCGAGGTACTAGTGGTGGTCGTGGTTCTCCTGGTCGGGGAAGAGGAGGTCGTGGTTCTATGGTTTCTAGTGGAGGAAGAGGACGTGGGAAACCTATGACTGCTCATGCGACTAGCTCCAATTCCTCTATTTTTCTTGCCTTAACATCTGAACAGTTGAAAGTTTTAACTCAGATGATTCATGAAAAATCAGGCAACGATAGTTCCGACAAACTGTCTGGTAAGCTTGAGTTTGGTGATATTATTTTGGACACAGGAGCATCTCACCATATGACTGGGAGGCTTTCTTTGTTGCACAATGTTGTGTCCATTCCGACGTGTTCGGTTGGATTTGCCGATGGTAGCAAGACTTTTGCTATGAGTGTTGGTGTTTTGTCTCTAACGGACAAAGTCTCGTTGACGAAT gacCGTTTTTCGAGGACCCTGATTGGAAGCGGTGAAGAGCGTGACGGTGTGTACTATCTTACGGATGTGGCTTCAACGAAGATACATGCAGCTACG TCTTTTTCCTCTGTTGGTTCTGACTCGTGTGGTGTCTGTTTTCGTGCAAAACAAACACGAGAGGTGTTTCCAGAAA TTTATTTTCTAACTATTGTCGATGACTATTCTAGAGCAGTATGGACTTACTTGTTACTTGAGAAATCAGAGGTTCGTAATGTTCTTACCAATTTCATAACGTATGCCGAGAAACAATTTAGCAAAGTGGTCAAGACTGTTCGAAGTGATAATGGAACAAAGTTCATGTGTTTGTCCTCTTATTTTCGTGAGAAAGGCATT GCTAAGTTTCCGATAAATTTTTGGGGTGAGTCGGTTTTGACAGCTGCATATTTGATAAATCGCACCCCGTCTTCGATTCATAAAGGTTGCACTCCGTATGAACTTCTTTATGGAT ATTCTTTGTCCATTTCTTCGTCGGTTCAACCACTTGATGATGACTGGTTGGTTGCACCATTGCCTTCTACTGACGCGCATGTTGCAGACAGGGGGAGTTCTTCTGTATCTGAGGTTGTTATCAATAGGGGGATTCCTTCTGTATCGGAGACTGTTCCACCTACCTCTGTTTCCCCTGTTTCTGACTCCTCTGTATTGGATCGACAACCTAATCCGTCTAGCAGTGATAACTCTGGTTCTGTTGTTGTTCCTCTCTCTGTTTCAGTCTCGGcgtttgattcttctttgtcGATGCAGTCCTTACCACCTCCTCGTAAAAGTTCACGACAACCTACTCCGTCAGTTCGCTTACAGGATTATGTTCTTTACAATGTTGATAGTACACTCGTCGTCAGTCACGCTCTTTCCGCTGCTTCTACTCAATCCTC GTCATCGGGTTATTTGGCTTCCATTGTCTCCAATGTCGAACCAAAGCACTTTAAAGAAGCTGTTCGACTCAAAGTTTGGAACAATGCTATGACAAAGGAGGTAGATGCTCTCGAAATTCACCGGACTTGGGATGTTGTTGATCTCCCTCCTAATAAGGTTGCTATTGGTTGTCAATGGGTCTATAAAACCAAGTATAATGCGGATGGTTTGGTAGAGCGTTATAAGGCTCGGTTGGTGGCACTTGGTAACAATCAAGTTGAAG CTGCCAATCAGTGGGAAGTTTATCAAATGGATGTTAATAATGCATTCTTACATGGTGATCTTGATGAGGAGGTCTACATGAAGCTTCCTACGGGTTTTCGTCACACTCATCCTGGTAAAGTATGCCACCTTAGGAAGTCTCTTTATGGTTTAAAGCAGGCTCTGCGGTCTTGGTTTAAAAAGCTATCCGACTCATTGCTTCGTTTCGGGTTTGTTCAATCATATGATGATTACTCATTGTTCTCCTATTCTCGTGGAGGTATTGAGCTTCATGTTctagtgtatgttgatgatcttgtCATTTGTGGGAATGATGCCTATATGCTTCGACAGTTTAAAGACTACTTGAGTCGTTGTTTCTCTATGAAAGACTTGGGGAAACTCAAATACTTTCTAGGCATTGAAATGAGTCGTGCTTCAGACGGTATTTTCATTTCTCAAAGAAACTATGCGCTGGATATTGTTTCCGACTATGATTTGGCCGATTCTCGTTTTGCTTTTACGCCACTTGAAAAGAACCATGGTCTTGCCAAAGATGATGGTCCTCTTCCACTTGATCCTAAGCGCTATCGAAGACTTGTTGGTCGTTTGCTGTATCTCCTTCACACGCGTCTTGAGCTGTGTTACTCGGTTCATGTCTTGTCCCAATTCATGAAAACTCCACGTGAGGCTCATTGGGACGCTGCCTTGCGTGTTGTTCGTTTTCTCAAGGGTGTTCCTGCTCATGGTATTTTGCTCAATGCTGATAAGGATTTGACGTTAACAGTTTATTGTGACTCTGATTGGTCTTCTTGTCCGTTAACTCGCCGTTCTCTTAGTGCTTATGTGGTCTTCATGGGGTCTTCTCCTATCTCTTGGAAGACTAAGAAACAAGACACTGTCTCTCATTCATCCGCTGAGACCGAGTACAGGTCGATGGCTGTTGCTTTAAAGGAGATTAAGTGGTTGCGCAAGTTGTTAAAAGGATTGGGTGTCGAACTTACTTTTCCTGCTCGCTTGTTCTGTGATAGCAAAGCTGCGATTCACATTGCTACTAATCCGGTGTTTCATGAGCGTACTAAACACATTGAAAATGATTTGTCATGCGGTGCGGAATTCTTATCGTGA
- the LOC109124817 gene encoding uncharacterized protein LOC109124817 isoform X1, with product MEEDKQQMHEEKSYPVKEEEPEIEKSDATPKSSGGGWGWGFSGFSVLSDLQKAAEDISRNAAAVAEKAAKSIAEMGEADEDSESSAKEEEKTEEPDTEQDSDDENSKLKKSALERLEGASEESLLSQGLKVFDDSVESFTSGAWQAFGNALKGGSSLVQKLENSVQQGSSPREAGSGAPSLLETGKALTAKGMQVLEFVGKETMDLLITETGLGVEKNGVDQVLEEVTFDRCFYIYGGPEQLEELEALASHYTLLFNRRKGKLSPDEKSLYDGKLKQIQQLFSFADETSKSKAESDKGKNIDIKTEGNDDDMKNLHNSSVSKAADMAAGFTNALAGLNVNDMIQRTGGRLESLHSEGVHRLSEMCCFAVTHLLILSKSMISHANKVQDEDAEALKIEWPEDPTEKAKLIKGKAESMAGYVEAVSNSFITGISDVSETYSAAIKGVTAAADSKDELLKTSTMPEKASTFNDSLRSDQTTAITKIQEGLQYLSYVVISTSMPSA from the exons ATGGAGGAAGACAAGCAGCAAATGCACGAGGAGAAATCATACCCGGTTAAGGAAGAGGAGCCCGAGATTGAGAAATCGGATGCGACGCCCAAGAGTTCTGGTGGTGGTTGGGGATGGGGTTTCTCTGGCTTCTCTGTGCTTTCGGATCTTCAAAAAGCTGCCGAAGATATATCTCGTAAT GCTGCAGCAGTGGCGGAGAAAGCAGCTAAAAGCATTGCAGAGATGGGAGAAGCAGATGAAGACTCTGAATCTTCTgccaaggaagaagagaaaactgaAGAACCTGATACAGAGCAGGATAGTGATGATGAGAATTCAAAGTTGAAGAAGTCAGCTCTCGAGAGATTGGAGGGTGCAAGCGAAGAGTCACTTCTTAGCCAG GGTTTGAAGGTTTTTGATGATTCAGTTGAGAGCTTCACTTCTGGAGCTTGGCAGGCATTCGGAAATGCGTTAAAAGGGGGCTCAAGTTTGGTGCAAAA GCTTGAAAACAGTGTCCAGCAAGGTTCTTCGCCCAGGGAAGCTGGATCTGGTGCACCGTCTTTACTGGAG ACGGGAAAAGCATTAACTGCCAAAGGAATGCAAGTACTTGAATTTGTGGGCAAGGAGACCATGGATTTACTAATTACAGAGACTGGTCTTGGGGTTGAGAAGAATGGGGTAGATCAAGTACTTGAGGAAGTGACATTTGATCGATGCTTTTACATTTATGGTGGTCCTGAGCAGCTTGAG GAATTGGAAGCATTGGCAAGCCACTATACTCTGTTGTTCAACAGGAGAAAGGGGAAATTGTCACCAGATGAGAAATCGTTGTACGATGGAAAGCTCAAACAAATCCAACAACTGTTCAGCTTCGCTGATGAAACGAGTAAAAGTAAAGCAGAGTCTGACAAAGGGAAGAATATAGATATCAAAACTGAAGGCAATGATGATGACATGAAGAATCTGCATAACTCGAGTGTCAGCAAAGCTGCTGATATGGCTGCTGG GTTCACAAATGCTTTAGCGGGACTAAATGTAAATGATATGATCCAGCGAACTGGTGGCAGGCTTGAATCTCTTCACTCAGAAGGAGTTCAT AGGCTTTCAGAGATGTGCTGTTTTGCAGTCACTCATCTGCTTATCCTCAGTAAGTCCATGATATCTCATGCCAACAAAGTTCAGGATGAAGACGCTGAGGCGTTGAAAATCGAGTGGCCAGAGGATCCTACTGAGAAAGCTAAGCTGATTAAAGGCAAGGCAGAATCAATGGCTGGATATGTTGAAGCAGTTTCCAACAGTTTTATAACAG GTATATCAGATGTATCCGAAACATACTCAGCTGCAATTAAAGGAGTTACTGCTGCTGCTGATTCCAAAGATGAACTTCTGAAAACATCAACCATGCCGGAAAAAGCAAGCACCTTCAACGATAGTCTTCGCTCTGACCAAACCACAGCTATCACAAAGATTCAGGAAGGACTTCAGTACTTATCCTATGTTGTGATATCTACCTCAATGCCCTCTGCCTGA
- the LOC109124817 gene encoding uncharacterized protein LOC109124817 isoform X2 has translation MEEDKQQMHEEKSYPVKEEEPEIEKSDATPKSSGGGWGWGFSGFSVLSDLQKAAEDISRNAAAVAEKAAKSIAEMGEADEDSESSAKEEEKTEEPDTEQDSDDENSKLKKSALERLEGASEESLLSQGLKVFDDSVESFTSGAWQAFGNALKGGSSLVQKLENSVQQGSSPREAGSGAPSLLETGKALTAKGMQVLEFVGKETMDLLITETGLGVEKNGVDQVLEEVTFDRCFYIYGGPEQLEELEALASHYTLLFNRRKGKLSPDEKSLYDGKLKQIQQLFSFADETSKSKAESDKGKNIDIKTEGNDDDMKNLHNSSVSKAADMAAGFTNALAGLNVNDMIQRTGGRLESLHSEGVHRLSEMCCFAVTHLLILSKSMISHANKVQDEDAEALKIEWPEDPTEKAKLIKGKAESMAGYVEAVSNSFITEGRSNVSSTTQTKTVKKGSSWKLKFIVDT, from the exons ATGGAGGAAGACAAGCAGCAAATGCACGAGGAGAAATCATACCCGGTTAAGGAAGAGGAGCCCGAGATTGAGAAATCGGATGCGACGCCCAAGAGTTCTGGTGGTGGTTGGGGATGGGGTTTCTCTGGCTTCTCTGTGCTTTCGGATCTTCAAAAAGCTGCCGAAGATATATCTCGTAAT GCTGCAGCAGTGGCGGAGAAAGCAGCTAAAAGCATTGCAGAGATGGGAGAAGCAGATGAAGACTCTGAATCTTCTgccaaggaagaagagaaaactgaAGAACCTGATACAGAGCAGGATAGTGATGATGAGAATTCAAAGTTGAAGAAGTCAGCTCTCGAGAGATTGGAGGGTGCAAGCGAAGAGTCACTTCTTAGCCAG GGTTTGAAGGTTTTTGATGATTCAGTTGAGAGCTTCACTTCTGGAGCTTGGCAGGCATTCGGAAATGCGTTAAAAGGGGGCTCAAGTTTGGTGCAAAA GCTTGAAAACAGTGTCCAGCAAGGTTCTTCGCCCAGGGAAGCTGGATCTGGTGCACCGTCTTTACTGGAG ACGGGAAAAGCATTAACTGCCAAAGGAATGCAAGTACTTGAATTTGTGGGCAAGGAGACCATGGATTTACTAATTACAGAGACTGGTCTTGGGGTTGAGAAGAATGGGGTAGATCAAGTACTTGAGGAAGTGACATTTGATCGATGCTTTTACATTTATGGTGGTCCTGAGCAGCTTGAG GAATTGGAAGCATTGGCAAGCCACTATACTCTGTTGTTCAACAGGAGAAAGGGGAAATTGTCACCAGATGAGAAATCGTTGTACGATGGAAAGCTCAAACAAATCCAACAACTGTTCAGCTTCGCTGATGAAACGAGTAAAAGTAAAGCAGAGTCTGACAAAGGGAAGAATATAGATATCAAAACTGAAGGCAATGATGATGACATGAAGAATCTGCATAACTCGAGTGTCAGCAAAGCTGCTGATATGGCTGCTGG GTTCACAAATGCTTTAGCGGGACTAAATGTAAATGATATGATCCAGCGAACTGGTGGCAGGCTTGAATCTCTTCACTCAGAAGGAGTTCAT AGGCTTTCAGAGATGTGCTGTTTTGCAGTCACTCATCTGCTTATCCTCAGTAAGTCCATGATATCTCATGCCAACAAAGTTCAGGATGAAGACGCTGAGGCGTTGAAAATCGAGTGGCCAGAGGATCCTACTGAGAAAGCTAAGCTGATTAAAGGCAAGGCAGAATCAATGGCTGGATATGTTGAAGCAGTTTCCAACAGTTTTATAACAG AAGGTAGAAGCAACGTTTCTTCAACTACACAGACTAAAACTGTAAAAAAGGGAAGTTCTTGGAAATTAAAGTTCATCGTAGACACTTAA
- the LOC104747404 gene encoding pollen-specific leucine-rich repeat extensin-like protein 3: MPHIYKQPWVFSKVLFFKAMTKPTFSLPPFGCFLLFFSLFFFFSSSVVLALTDAEASFIAQRQLLTLPENGELPDDIEYEVDLKVTFANNRLKRAYIALQAWKKAVYSDPFNTTGNWHGPHVCGYTGVFCAPALDDPNVAVVAGVDLNGADIAGHLPAELGLMTDVAMFHLNSNRFCGIIPKSFEKLRLMHEFDVSNNRFVGPFPSVVLSWPAVKFIDVRYNDFEGQVPPELFKKDLDAIFLNNNRFTSTIPDSLGESSASVVTFAHNKFSGCIPKTIGNMKNLNEIIFKDNNLGGCFPSEIGKLANVNVFDASMNSFTGVLPPSFVGLTGVEEFDISVNKLTGFVPENVCKLPKLVNMTYAYNYFNGQGDSCVPGSRTEIALDDTRNCLPDRPKQRSAKECAVVISRPVDCSKDKCAGGSSHVAPSKSPSPVPTRPVHKPQTPKGSPQPNDPYNQSPVKFRRSPPPPQQPHTPVVHSPPPTPPVSSPPPSPPVHKPQPPKESPQPNDPYDQSPVKFRRSPPPPQVQSPPPPPPVYSPPPPPPVYSPPPPVYSPPPPPPVHSPPPPVHSPPPPVHSPPPPVHSPPPLPPVHSPPPPVHSPPPPVHSPPPPVYSPPPPPPPVFSPPPPVHSPPPPVYSPPPPVYSPPPPPVYSPPPPPVNSPPPPPVYSPPHLPPKMSSPPTQTPVNSPPPRAPTRTVEAPPPSEEFILPPSIGHQYASPPPPMFQGY; encoded by the coding sequence ATGCCCCATATCTATAAGCAGCCTTGGGTATTTTCcaaggttttgttcttcaaaGCCATGACTAAACCTACATTTTCTTTACCGCCCTTTGGCTGCTTCCTTTtattcttttctctcttcttcttcttctcctcctctgttgtTTTAGCACTCACCGATGCAGAAGCTTCATTTATTGCACAGCGACAGCTCTTGACGTTACCCGAAAATGGCGAACTCCCTGATGATATTGAGTATGAGGTTGATCTTAAGGTGACCTTTGCGAACAATAGGCTTAAGAGAGCCTATATAGCTCTCCAAGCCTGGAAAAAGGCGGTGTATTCAGACCCGTTTAACACCACAGGAAACTGGCATGGCCCTCACGTGTGTGGGTACACGGGCGTGTTCTGTGCCCCTGCTCTTGATGATCCTAATGTTGCGGTTGTGGCGGGAGTTGATTTGAATGGAGCGGATATCGCAGGGCATTTACCGGCTGAGCTTGGTTTGATGACGGACGTAGCCATGTTCCATTTGAATTCGAACCGGTTCTGTGGTATCATACCCAAGAGTTTTGAGAAGTTGAGGCTAATGCACGAGTTCGACGTCAGCAACAACCGGTTTGTTGGACCTTTCCCTTCAGTTGTCCTCTCATGGCCGGCCGTTAAGTTCATCGACGTCAGATACAATGATTTCGAAGGTCAAGTCCCTCCTGAGCTTTTCAAGAAGGATCTTGATGCCATTTTCTTGAACAACAACAGATTCACATCTACCATTCCTGATTCCCTCGGAGAATCCTCAGCCTCCGTCGTGACCTTTGCACACAACAAATTCAGCGGTTGTATCCCTAAAACCATTGGAAACATGAAGAACCTAAACGAGATTATCTTTAAGGACAACAATCTCGGCGGTTGTTTCCCATCAGAGATCGGGAAGCTAGCCAATGTGAACGTGTTTGATGCTAGCATGAACTCCTTCACCGGTGTTCTACCACCGAGCTTTGTAGGGCTTACGGGTGTCGAAGAGTTTGATATCTCTGTGAATAAACTCACAGGGTTTGTACCGGAGAATGTCTGCAAGTTGCCTAAACTGGTTAACATGACGTACGCCTACAACTACTTCAACGGACAAGGCGATTCGTGTGTTCCAGGTAGTCGCACGGAGATTGCATTGGATGATACACGTAACTGCTTGCCAGATAGGCCTAAGCAACGATCAGCCAAGGAATGTGCGGTTGTGATTAGCCGTCCAGTCGATTGTAGTAAGGACAAGTGCGCAGGTGGTTCTAGCCACGTTGCGCCGTCAAAGTCCCCATCACCCGTGCCAACTAGGCCGGTTCATAAACCACAAACACCAAAAGGGTCACCACAACCAAATGACCCATATAATCAGTCCCCAGTGAAGTTCCGGCGTAGCCCACCTCCACCACAGCAACCACATACCCCGGTGGTTCACTCTCCACCGCCTACACCACCagtctcttctcctcctccctCACCCCCAGTCCATAAACCACAACCACCGAAAGAGTCACCACAACCAAATGACCCATATGATCAGTCTCCTGTGAAGTTCCGGCGTAGCCCTCCTCCACCTCAAGTTcagtctccaccaccaccaccgccagtATATTCTccaccgcctccaccaccagtctattcaccaccaccaccggttTATTCTccaccgccgccaccaccaGTTCATTCACCACCACCCCCAGTACACTCTCCTCCACCGCCAGTCcattctccaccaccaccggtACATTCTCCACCGCCGCTACCACCAGTTCACTCACCACCACCGCCAGTacattctcctccaccacctgtccattcaccaccaccaccggttTATTCTCCACCGCCACCACCTCCACCGGTAttctcaccaccaccacctgttCACTCCCCTCCACCGCCAGTATAttccccaccaccaccggtatattctcctcctccaccgccggtatattccccaccaccacctccagTAAACTCACCCCCACCACCACCAGTGTACTCTCCTCCGCATTTACCACCAAAGATGAGTTCACCACCAACACAAACACCGGTCAACTCTCCTCCGCCACGAGCACCGACACGGACAGTAGAAGCACCACCGCCAAGTGAAGAATTCATCCTTCCACCATCCATCGGCCACCAATAtgcatcaccaccaccaccaatgtTCCAAGGCTACTaa
- the LOC104747405 gene encoding CCG-binding protein 1: MIKSVTLRSFHLPIEFNDTTKFVSPSSFPARSFPVVRCSNTRDVPKLELFSRGKFDRVLQDPPLIEKAETELSDYCSTLEGDDSYSCWRAYFELKELEREKPKVEVENLILQTGGVKSLIGCLHGVASMEKDNKTKNGLEDVAEDSDSKKGMKLHIHIPDGLPKSEKELEEEEKSKMPDSAFTRLLRAKGTIPAWFSHAPDHETD, from the exons ATGATAAAATCTGTGACTCTTCGTTCGTTTCATCTCCCTATTGAGTTCAACGACACCACCAAGTTCGTCTCACCGTCTTCTTTTCCGGCGAGATCCTTCCCTGTGGTCCGTTGTTCAAACACCAGAGACGTCCCTAAGCTTGAACTCTTCAGCCGTGGAAAATTCGACAGGGTTCTTCAAGATCCGCCGTTGATTGAAAAAGCCGAAACCGAACTCTCAg ATTACTGTTCGACGCTTGAAGGTGATGACTCTTACAGTTGCTGGAGAGCTTACTTTGAACTCAAAGAACTTGAA AGAGAGAAGCCAAAGGTTGAAGTTGAGAATCTAATCTTGCAAACAGGCGGTGTAAAATCTTTAATCGGGTGTTTACATGGAGTTGCTTCAATGGAGAAAGATAACAAAACCAAGAATGGTTTAGAAGATGTAGCAGAGGACTCAGATAGTAAGAAAGGAATGAAACTACATATTCATATTCCTGATGGTTTACCAAAATCTGAGAaagaattggaggaagaagagaaatcgaAAATGCCGGATTCTGCTTTCACTAGATTGCTTAGAGCTAAAGGAACTATCCCTGCTTGGTTCTCTCACGCTCCTGACCACGAAACCGACTAG